The following nucleotide sequence is from Cucumis melo cultivar AY chromosome 1, USDA_Cmelo_AY_1.0, whole genome shotgun sequence.
GATAGATACTACTTGTCCAAGAAAAAATATGCTTCTGACCTTTTGGCCCGATTTGCAATCACTGTCTTTGTCATTCACCAACTTCATTGGATTCACATGTACACCTAACTCCTTTTAATGGTACCCCCCTTGAGAAATCAACCATGTATCAATAACTTGCTGGCAGTCTTATATCTATCTGACTATGACGTGTCCAGACATCGTCTATGTCATCCATGTTGTCAGTTAGCTCATGTCTGCTCCTTGCACCATTCACTTCACTGGTGTACATTCTCACAATCAACCTTGGTTCTCTCTAGATACTCTGACGTTAATTGAGCAGGAGATCCTACAAATAGATAATCTACTACaagatattgtttttttttttagtgatCCTCTTATCTCTTGGCATAGTAAGAAACAAACTATTGTCTTTTGTTCCAAcatagagtttgaatattgtgTCCTTGCCAATGCTACTTATGAGGGTGTATGTGGAACATGGGGGCTCCCCAAGACTCTGCTACTATTCTTTTTTATGATAGTCGTATTGCTACTCAAAAATACTCATAATGATGATTTTCATGAACGGACAAAACACATAAAGAATAATCGTCACTTTATCTGCCACCATCTTCAAAGTTTTACTCTTTACCTTCAATCTATATTTACTTCAGAACAACCAGTAGACATTCTCATCAAGGCACTCTTCTCTACTCACTTCAATTAGTTGCATTGCAAATTAAAGATGGTCTCTACTCTACCACTTTGAATTTGAGAGGAGATGTAACTGTATTTAATATTGTTATTTGTTATGGTTGCCAAGGTTGTTTTGATATTGTTATTTGCTTATTTAGGTTGTTTTAATATGGTTTAAATTCAGTATATAATTTTAGACAGTTTTGTATGTACATGTAGAAAATATCATAAACATTAGCATTTACTAATTTAAAACTCATTGACAATTGAATAAATCTTTAGAActcacaaattaaaaaaaaaaaaaagaaaaaaaaaaagaaaagaaaagaagaagaagataaattCCAAATCCAATGACATAAAGAGAATTTTTGCATCGgcacttttttattttgaaaaaaatgacaAACTCAAAAATGAAAACCTATTGACATGAAAGAATTGTAACACTAATTCGAAGATCAATGAAATTgtaatttttctaaaacaaaactCGTTACGTCCTATATAAATTTCTTATAAAACTAACgatgaaatataaataatacGAATGCATACTAGTTAGACTTACTCATCTAGAAATGTAAAATTCTTACTTGGTGATTTccgaaggaaaagaaaatgtcaaCATAGTTCGTATTAACATAAATTTTTGCCTTATATTTTGAAACTTAAGAATTATGCTTTCTGCTTGTATTATCACCGATCAACATCAAAGGCCCtatttttttcctcttcctcaTCTCCTTTCACCAATGGCCATGTTTTCACTGAAGTGGTTGTAGACTCACCTCAAAAGAATTAGAGAGGTCATTGCCGCATTGAATGCGAGTTCTTACCAAAATGTGAGTTTGTTTCCAAAGGGCGGTCGCTTTCGTCAAGAAGTAGTATCAGATACTATATTTAAGTTTTCGTTGGAATAAAAAAGGTCTaaacaagaacaaaaaaagaGGAGAGCAAGTGCGAGTGAGAAAGGAGAGCAAGAGGGCGAGACTGACTCAATCTGCATATGAGGTGTTATATTTAGGCAATTTCAcataaatataaacaattgGGGCATCTGAACGATAATCCCTATGTAGCATGTCCTATTAACATGATAACTTTTATCAACAACTAATACaaaaggggaaaagaaaaattgttttaaCTGTAGTTTTCTTGCTTATATATGTAGatattgtatttgaaaaaactttaaacgttttaatttggttagtatattttggagaaattttaaaacaaagtcTTCAACTCTGAATTTAGTGACTAATTCTCACGATAGACTGTGAATAAAGAATTccaattatttaataaattcatAGGAATCGATTTACTAAACCGTCAATTTACTAAACCGCCATGTCGTTGGACGATCAATCAGGTAGACTCCACCCAACCCAAGTGAAGTAATGGAAAGAAAAATCTACAAACACTATTCCAATCAAAGCTATTTATGCTTTCATGCACTAAAAAATACACAACGAATTCACTAGTTAACAGGATAAATGAATGTCACGACATCTATTCCTCGAGGTGGGGGTTTGATCTCGTCTCTGAAATTCCAATCTTGTCTCTACCATTCCTTTCTCCATTTCCTTCAGTTGGCATTGTAAGAAGAGACAAATCCCAACGATTTTGAGAATGGATTGTTGAGAGGGAACTAATGTTGAGGCGAATATGGTAAAACTAATGTTCGTAGGGTTGTAGGAAACCAAAGAGCTACTTAGAACCCACAAAGATTCGAACAAATGCTCAATGTTCTCAAGATCGTTTGGTAAGTTGCGCACTTGAATTGATATGAAGGAGGGTTCATGGCTAAGACCTATCGTAAAAGAAATCTCCTAAAGTACTACACAGACTTGGCTGCATCAAAAACAAACACAGTAACTTAGTGAAATTCTGCTCGACaagaaaaagaacaaacaaATATCAGAAACTAAATCACATAAAAAGTGTCAAAAAGATCTGATCTTCCCATCTCTGTTTGTGCTTTATCGTTCTAACTGTTCAATCTTCTTACAGAAAAAATGGTTAAAGGTGTAAATGATGAAACTTATAGGCCAAactgaaaattgaaatttgaaaaaaaaaagaaaaaaaaagcctCCAAACCTCAACAGTAaaattttgacattttaaaaccttgagactaaattgaaattaaaaaccTAAGACTAAAAGTGTAATAGTTTCAGACCTTGgactaaataaaaataaattcatcGACATGCTAAAAAATGTCTAACAAAGTAAGAGACCCTTTTCCCTTAATTGAAACAAAATATTTGGTAGATAAGACTTAGATGTTACACAGCTAAAAGCAGTTCTATTGGCAACTATGAACATGTATAATTCTTCCACTAGAAACGGCATTGTTCAAGTTAAatgaattttctttcttttttttttttcagatacAACGTCCCTAACTACAAAACTAAATCATGCttacaaataaataaacacaGCAGAGAAAATAAATAAGTTGTAGCAAAGCTGCAAACTGTAAAACTATATGACAAATACTGAAAATTTGAAACATACATTTCAGGTTTAGTTCACCATCATGTGATCAAATCCAGCTCCAGCCTGAAGTGCTGGAACCCTACTCATTCCTACGTTGTGTAGCAACTGTTGCAGCCACCTCCTAGTGGTTGGATCCTCCTGTcaacattaaaagaaaaaaatggaaatgaaCCAAAAACAAAGCAAAATAAGTCAATAAgttttttgaaaacaaaacaTGTATAAACacatgtatgtatatatatactcatAAGCAGTAGCTGTGGAAGTAGGAGCTCCGACTGAACATGAGTTCGGGATGATGTTGAAAATAGTATTTTTCTTAGTGGAGCACTAATTTTCCAGAACCCTTTTCTATAATATTTTAAACCATGTTTTATTATGTAACAAACGAAAAGTATCAGAGACATTGGAACTAAGAGTGCTAGAGCTCTAATGAGAAAAAAGTTTCATCCACCCTTCGGAGGGTTCTTTGTCAGCTTGGATACGCTCTTCGATCCTCTTTTGGCCTTCTCTCATCATTATTGTCATAGTTATTTTTTGGTCGTTAGTGGTTACTTAAGCTTGCATGTTGATTCAATTGGGGGTTCCATGACTTTGGCTTGCATGGCTTTGGAGATTTAGTAAGGAAGAAAATGCGTTATGGAAGCGCTTAATTGTGGCTATTTACGGCTTGGAGGAGAATGGATAGTTTCCTAAAGCTCCAAACAGGGGAAGGTCTTATAGATTATGGGCTGGCATCCTGAAACACAAGGAGACTTTCCTTAATTTCTCGGCCTTTTTGTTAGGTGAGGGAACAAAAATCAGATTTTGGAATGACAGCTGGTGTTGCAACCTTTAGCAGAAATATTCCCTAATTTGTTCTCCAGGTCATTGAACAAGGATGCTCTTGTGGCTGACTGTTGGTGTAATGCCAGTCATTCTTGGAATATGGGTCGTAGAAGAAATGTGCTTGATTGTGAGCTTGACAACGTGGCCACTATTCAGGAAACTCTTCATTCTTGGGCCCCTTCGGACGATCGTGATAATCTTAAATGGACTCCTACCTAATGCTAATGGCAGCTTTACTACGAAATTAACTTTTCTTAAATTAACCAAGAGATCCCCTCCATTCTGCTTCCTTGATTCGCCACATGGAAGACTAAAATCGCGAAAAAGGTGAAATTCTTCTTATGGTCGCTCGCTTATAGAAGTTTCAATGCTCATGAGAAACTATTTTGGCATACCATACTCATCCCCTCGATGTGTTGCCTTTGTTTCAAAGAAGAGGAGACCCTGGACCTGGAAAGCTCGGAACACTCTGTTTAGAATCTTTGACTCAGAGGTTTGTCTTTCTAGTAAGATTGACAGTTGGATGTTGGAAAGGCTCAAAATTAGAGGTTATAGTCCGAAAGGTTACATCTTGTGGGCTTGTGCTACCCGTTCCCTTTTGTGGTGTATTTGGAAAGAGAGGAATGGTAGAATTTTTTAAGACAACTATaattcttttgattctttttggaTTGTGTTGCAACACACAACTTCTTGACGGAGTACGAATTAATACCAAACACTTTTGTAATTACATCATTTCTATGATTTTCAACAATTGGAAGGCCCTTGGCCCCTTattctttagttttttttaggGAGGGCCTCTTGTCCCTTGCCCTTAggttgtttttattttgttccatgaatatatttgtttcttatatataagaaaaaagatTCAATTGGGGGTTCCACTTCAGTTTGATATTCTTTGAATTGATCATTTGTTTGGTCTCTCTATAGTAGCGGGCTTCTACAACAAttctttttacatttttttatcgCCATTTTGTTCATCCACCCTACCTCGTTGATTTCATCATACTTTTCATCTATTGATGGGGTTGTCATGTCGGTTCATCTTGTACTTGGGTTTTGTTTGTAATTAGATATTTCATTTATCGAAGAAATGGTTTGCATAATCTTGTACTTGGGTTTTGTCTGTAACTAGATATTTCATTTATCGATGAAATGGTTAGCATAATCTTGTACTTGGGTTTTGTTTGTAATTAGATACTTCATTTATTGATGAAATGGTTTCTTATGCAACAACCACAACCACACTTCCCACTTAGATAATATTCCATCAATTGTAAACATTGTTCCTCATTAGAAGCCCTACCAAATAGTAATGCAGTCCATTTAGAAAGGGCACTTACCCGAAGGCAACTATTGAAAGTAGCATCCCTCAACATGTCTGGAAGACAGCTCCTCAAGGCGTCGCAAGCCCTGAACAATGGAACAAGTTAAAGAAACAGTGAAGGATAATTGCCTCAAATGAGATGTAAATCTACGTTTACCGACTTTGGGTTATCGGACAATCGAAGATAACATCGAATTATGTGTTTCAATAGCCGAGAGGAGGGCTGTTCAGCAAGAGCTGCTACCATATTCCCTAGAACCCGACCAACAGCGAAAAATCGCTCAGCTGTAGTACAAATATAATCCAACCCCACATCATCCAGCAAAATTTTCTGCACAATAAATGTTGCAACCTGCAGCATAAAATTGTTGGTCGTAGTAGTTAGTTAACGAGCGCATAGTATAAACTCTAATACTTTGTTCACTAAAATAACATCTGAATCAGAGATGGAAGAAAGGTACCATTAAATTGTTTACTGCTATTTTCATACGTATAAACCACGGAAAGGTTGAGAGAagtcttggaaaaaaaaaaggcaaaaaatTGAGGGGCCAACAAATGGAGAAGAGGACATGTTCCTACCCTCTCAAAAGGAAAGGATTGTTCAGAGTTCAAGAAAGAGTCCACTAATTGAGAGTTAGTCCCCACATCCCTTGATTTTGATAAGAACGGGAAAAGAAATGGAGGAGAAATGTTGAcatttcttcattttcatcCCATTAAGAAAACAATCAAAACTTTCCGTGAAAATTACAATATAGATGTTAACTCCCAAAATGTGCCATTGTAAAATTGcagaaacaaatagaaaaaaatatatagagagagaaagaaatagGAGTAGCATCAGGAAACTCAACTGTTTTTGACAACTCACTTCCCATTTCCATGGTACGCAGGCATAGAGGAATTATTTCAGTTGACAGAAGAAAACTTATTACTTCTGTATCATCTACCTGGGAAAACAAGAAGGAAAACAGCACTCACATTTTCAAAAGATCAACAAGATTTATTGAAACATAGCCTACGCCCCATGTAACAATGAAATTAAAAGGCCACCTCGTACCAATGCCTGTATGTACCTGAGGTTATGTAGTGGAAGGTATGGAGTATATTCTTATATTTAGATACACGGACTTAGCAATTTTCTGAAGGCATACATAGACTACTATGTCAGATTTTCATTTGAATAATGAAACACCAACCAATATCACGTCTAAAGGCCAAAAAAGTTTAATGTCGTAGTATTATCCTTTTTCCTGCCATGCCGAAGTAATTTTATTCAAGCAGGTTAAGCTAAAGTCTTATACAAATCGGTGCTTAAATACCAAACTACATTATCTGGACCTTGGTGCACagcttttcattcttttttcttttttctccttccttttttttctttcctggGCAACGAAGTCTAGAAAAAGCTCATGAAAAAAACATAGGCCATCACAAAAACAAGAGCTACCAAGAATTACTACAAAAAAGAGTTTGAATCTTTAATAATCAAAGAAATATAAATATCAACAGGagaaaagaacaaaattataaaaaaaaaaaaacgccCATCATAAAATTACTACAAGAAAGTACCAAAGGTGCATATATTTGTACATATTGAAGCAGTCACATAAACTATCTTTTTCTAAAGAACGGGATAAAGTTACAAAAGTAATATGATTAATGCACCGAAAAGATTTTAAGAAAGCCCTAAATGGTGCTACTTAATCTGATAGCTTCttcatttaaataaaaaagtttcAATTGATAACAAACCATACTTAATATTTTAtctcaaaaaaaagaaaagcgtACTTAACATTTAGAAGGTTTAGATCTTATGATTTATAAGGTATCAAAAGCAAAAGCTACAGAAATTCATGCAATTGAAGTTTCCTTTTATTCTGAACGCCTGCCATATTTTCCAGTCCACATCCTATGTCCATACGGTTGTATCAAAGTTATAAGTGGAATCAAAACATTGAAAGTGCACGTAAAGAAACGAGAACAAAGAAGAGAAAGCCCATGCTTTAAAGTGAAATACCTTCACTAATGCACCAATGACACCTAAGCTAGTAAGGCGCAagtactcaaaaggtcttgacTTGCTAGTTGTGTTAAGAAAAGGATACAAATACAGTGGTATGTGAGCTGCAAAGGATAAAATTTAGTTGCTGGTCAATTCTTGAAAATGACACTAATTAGAATACTGGGAAATATTATGAGAATGCAATCGTCTTAAGGAAATTACGTAAATCGTATGACCGATGACCAGTGTATTAAAATGCCCTCCCGTACAGAAGTGTCGAGGCTCAAGGCGCAAGTATGGTGCCTGGCCTTGACAAGGTGAGACTCACAAAATAAGGTGTCCCTCGTGGAGCTCCCCTTTTGTGAAGCCCCCAGCCTCAAAACCCTGCACCTCGGGgctttttcattattttttagaaataatcAGGGGGCTTTCCTTCTTcattaacttaaaaaataaaatttaccaagtctaaatataaatttttgtgttcaagggtatcttttttttttttttagtgcgCCTCAAAGAAAAAACCAACACTGCTTTTCTTTGGCACCATGTGCTTAAGCCCCAGAAGACTATTGTTGCCTTGAGCTTTAAAACACTCTTGACGGGCACCCAAGTCATATTTGTATATGTACTTTACTTTTTTGCTAGATATTCAATCGAGAATTATCATTATGGCTTATGCAGAAGTTAGAAAGCTTTCATTGAGACATATGAAAGAATACACAGGAgcattgaaaaataaaattaaaagagaaaaggagaCCTCGACCACAGGAAATCTCTCTGGTGAAAAAGACTGAAACCAAGCTaataattacaaaacaaattccAATTATCAGACACTTTAAAGATGCTTAGACCTCACTCCTTCTCGCACCTCCTTGAATATCGCTCGACCTCTTTAAATTCCTACCACTCCATTGAATCCACACTCCCCACAATATCACAAAACAACAAGCTAGCCAACAAATACTATCCCTTGGTCCTGAAAAGGAGAATTCATCAGGATCTCCTCCAACCAATATGAGGTGAGTGTGGCACATGCAAAAGGTATATTTCTATTATGTCCCTTCTCCATCAGTATATGGGGAAGAACCTTTTTGAAACTGCTCCGGATCCACATGGCCTACTCCCTTAGTCCCTCCCTCCTCATAGATTAGTGTAAGATTTGTCAAGGACACTTTTTTTTCGTATACGAATTCTTAAGCAAAAGTGTTCAAACATAAACAAGATGAAAAACATTACCATTGAGAAACAACATCCTTGTATCTGAATGAGAGGCTACACACTGCAAAAAACATGCAGAGTGCATAAGTTGTAGTTTCAGATAAAAATGTCCATGAGTGACTAGCGACAATAAAACCATCTATAATTTGGTTCCCCTTAAGTGAAAAGTTTAACAGTGAGTGACCTGAAGAAGAGCAAGAGCATTGCAAACTCTATTTGACTGCGCAGGGGTTAGATTTGGGGGTGAAAGAACGGGATATATCGATACAATCTCCTGTAAGAGccaaaaagaataattaaaaataacttAACAACATTAGGGAATGAAATATGGCCaacgaaataaataaataaacataagaTTTTGTATCACATCAATGATTAGATAATTGATAGAAAGTTTGACAAGTAAAACAGCATACTTGCAGTAAGGCAGCAATCGTTCCAAAAGAGTTCCACAACAAGGGAGCCAAATCTTGAAACAATTCCCTCTTCTGAAAATAAAAACAGAAACAAATTAGAGCATCAACTATACTTGTTTAACtgatacatacatacatatatatatatatatatatatatatatatatatatatatatatatatatatatatatcccacATGATGGGCTAAACCTTTCCCTAGCACTAACAAAGGGTCAGCCATATTTTTTTTCGCTAGAAACACAGCGTACGTTTTAGTTTGTACTTTCATTTCCCATCCAACCGTTGTTAGTACTTCGATACCAACAAAATTTGCAGCACGAATTAGAGccgaaagagaaagaagaagactAGTCCGTTATCTCGAAATCGAATAATCGGAGtttatatttctttcttttaaccGGTTGGGTTAAGTTTCATTACGCTACATATCAGTCAGAGTCAACTCCATACAGAATAATTCACAAAAGTAGCACTAATACGGGCAAGGATAAAAACCAGGTGAAACCTCGCATCAATCCCCGATTTGGCTGCGACGATATACACACCAACAAAAACTTAATTTCAAATAAACACAGACGTTCGCCTACACTTCTCTCGGCCGCAGCCAAATTACAAATTTCTCACGTACCAAACAAAAGCTACAAACTCTCCAACACCAACAGAATTCGTTTCCTCTGCAACCCCTAATTATCACCACCATCGCACcaaaataagaagaaggaaaaaaactaACGCCAACACCAAACCCCGACTACTCTCCTCCTCCTCCGCTAAAGGAATCTTACCTTCGAAAGTTCAAGGAGAGCATTCTCCCGGAGATCCGGATTGCTGAGGTCGAGGACCAACTGCTCTGAAGAAGCCATTTTTCGCTCCTTGTTCGGTGGAGCTCCGGTGGCACCAGGGATGGATGGACCAGGACCTCCAAAGGCAGCATTCATGGAAAGGGACTGGGGGAGATTCGCCATTTCCGACAGTCGAGAAGCTTCGAGCCCAATACTCCTCCGATTTCACGCCGGCGAAGGGGCAGTATGGaaggttgttttttttttttttctttttctttttcttttttctttcgaGTATTTTCACAGGCAACCTTTGTACTTTGTAGTGAAGGGGGAGTTTATAAGGTGTAGTTTTGTAATATAAACATATTAATCTAAATCTAAAGTTAAATTCATGCTTTAAGATTTTCAACCAAATCCCAAAACTCccgattaaattaaatttaatcacAAAATTTCAACCTTTTTTTCTGAGCACCAATTTCAAATgcataaataaaaaatctatCCAATTCTTTATAACCATTTAAGTTTCTTTTCTTACtaaatagtttttaattttcttttctctataaaaatttcacttttttattttattttattcttctcCTAAAATGAAATTTTGATCTTTCGAAACaaatttaagaaattaaaaaaaaaaaaaatcgattttcTCTCCAATTTTACGGtcattagttttataatttcgCACATCTAATATCATATTCTACACATGGCTGATCCTTTTTCCtctaatctttttaattatagaTTCTCCTAATTTTCAtctataattttataatattcATTTCTAAAGAAACtgagtttgaaaaaaaaaacttttatttatttttaattatattcgAAACTTTTTCATTaaactatctcgccattcgatagagttttattggcccaagcacttatttgttgaggagaaactaatccaattcggagttgttgatgtttatatcgatcgatcatagaaaaaaatttctgattcattttgattaagcttccttcctattaatctggaaaATCTTCTCaaatacaaggaaatgattcagttttaaagccaaagatcgtaattcttgaaaaattaaactatataattttcttcttttaccGTTTAAAACTTTCATAACTGTTACATCATCCCACCTTTAAAATATTCCTAAATTTTATATTAGATTGTAATTATTTTTGCATTTCTGTTTAAACTTTTTGCTCATGCATCAATATATTTTCTTACTTtgtattaaagaaaaattattgtaaattacaaatttttagCATGTGATCTATCTATTaatttttcttcaattcttaatttgaatttcaATCGATTAATTTTTAGAGACATCATGAaagcatttttttaaaattagtatgAATTTTTAGTTGTTTCTTGATTCATTGCTCAAGTTTCTTGGACTATTGGTTGTAGGTTGAATTGAATTGCAATGTATTCTTTATTCAATGATAAAAAGATTGCTAGAACTATCCATTCCCATCTTTACAACCATTGAGAGAATTTATGTTTTGTTATGCTCATCACTTTcttgaaaactaaaaagaacATTTAGttgctttcttttttatttttgcttgTTACCATAAATCCCACTACACAATTCTTTGATTCTTGAATTTTTGTATCTTAGATTGATAATTTTTTCCACCAAGTCTCTTGGATTTAAACCTTCTCTTACTCTATATTTCTTTGATCTGAACAAATATTTTTAGTAGTGAGGTTGAGTAAAAAATTCTTTGAAAGATTTTAACTTGTGTTTCTTGAACCTTATCAATTGCACGTactttctttaaatatcttttccaCCATAGCATATTGTTTGCATCTTCTCTTTTAAAAACGGCCCCTATTTCGAAAGCCCATCATTTCCCAACAAAGTTGTCCTTGAAAAGAGTTTTCTGAAAATTCTCCAGCCCCATGCCCTCACACCTTTGAAGAGATTTTCCTACAACCAAAATCCTTGATAGTCATACCAAAGAAAATCTCATGGAGAATGAAAGCTCCAAGAAAACTATCAGTTTAAGAGAAGTTTATGTTGACTTTTATCAACAAAGGGGACTATTTAAGCTTCTATaagattttgtatttttaattattttgaaaaatcaaagaCGATTCCATTATTTTCACCGTGGGATCGAGAACACTCGACCCTTTCAATTGATATTAAAGTCAATATTTGAATCTTGatttaaattgaaaatcaaaatgcttttaaaataaatactaTATGTGATTTTTAATTGCGGTTTACAAGTTGACTATTTAGGCTTTTGGCATTTAGTCTTACGATTTTTATTGATTGTATCAATATAAaatccatttttttaaatatttgtactgTAAATCAAGTTGGTGTTGTTCATGCCAAAGATTTGTTGTGAAAAACgttcaaaaatagaacaaaaaaacATACGATCAAAAGCAAAATCAAAAGTTTTGTGCCACAACATTTCAAATCAAGAGGTGTCACAACATTTCAAATTAAGGGGTGCTGATTTTTTCAATAGCATTGAGGTGCTTCGAGTGATTTCTGGCCAACAATCTTTAACCGTTGGAACACTCAAATATTCTCAACTGTCCTAGGGTGAAGATTATGGTTTTTAGGATCCCTAATTCAAGGTGGTTATAGATCGAAGATTGTGTAAGACCTAGAATTTTAGGATAGTTGATTTTCTAAAGAACATTTTCTATGAATGCCAAAAGTTGATCAAGTTTGCTATTTTAGCTTAATTATGTGTGAGATAGGTGATTTAAATTGCATTTTGAATGTGGCATAAAATATGTCATTTAGATTAAATTCTGCCATAAGCTAAACATATCAtgtatattttaatataatgGATAGATTTGAATGTT
It contains:
- the LOC103490130 gene encoding uncharacterized protein LOC103490130, which translates into the protein MANLPQSLSMNAAFGGPGPSIPGATGAPPNKERKMASSEQLVLDLSNPDLRENALLELSKKRELFQDLAPLLWNSFGTIAALLQEIVSIYPVLSPPNLTPAQSNRVCNALALLQCVASHSDTRMLFLNAHIPLYLYPFLNTTSKSRPFEYLRLTSLGVIGALVKVDDTEVISFLLSTEIIPLCLRTMEMGSELSKTVATFIVQKILLDDVGLDYICTTAERFFAVGRVLGNMVAALAEQPSSRLLKHIIRCYLRLSDNPKACDALRSCLPDMLRDATFNSCLREDPTTRRWLQQLLHNVGMSRVPALQAGAGFDHMMVN